The stretch of DNA agctgtaccctcGCCCCTatatactgccctgtcagctgtaccccgccccttatactgccctgtcagctgtacccgccccttatactgccccccaccccttatactgccctgtcagctgtaccctcgccccttatactgccctgtcagctgtacccccgccccttatactgccctgtcagctgtaccctcGCCCCTTATACttgccctgtcagctgtaccctcgccccttatactgccctgtcagctgtacccccgccccttatactgcccccccaccccttatactgccctgtcagcttACCCtcgccccttatactgccctgtcagctgtacccccgccccttatactgccctgtcagctgtaccctcgccccttatactgcccccccaccccttatactgccctgtcagctgtaccctcgcccttatactgccctgtcagctgtaccctcgccccttatactgcccccccaccccttatactgccctgtcagctgtaccctcgccccttatactgccctgtcagctgtacccccgccccttattactgccctgtcagctgtaccctcgccccttatactgcccccccaccccttatactgccctgtcagctgtaccctcgccccttatactgccctgtcagctgtaccctcgccccttatactgccctgtcagctgtaccctcGCCCCTttactgccctgtcagctgtacccccgccccttatactgccctgtcagctgtacccccgccccttatactgcctgtcagctgtaccctcgccccttatactgccctgtcagctgtacccccgccccttatactgccctgtcagctgtacccccgccccttatactgccctgtcagctgtaccctcgccccttatactgccctgtcagctgtaccctcgccccttatactgccctgtcagctgtacccccgccccttatagtgtcctgtcagctgtacccccgccccttatagtgtcctgtcagctgtaccccgccccttatactgccctgtcagctgtacccccgccccttatagtgccctgtcagctgtacccccgccccttatactgccctgtcagctgtacccccgccccttatagtgtcctgtcagctgtacccccgccccttatactgccctgtcagctgtacccccgccccttatagtgccctgtcagctgtacccccgccccttatactgccctgtcagctgtacccccgccccttatagtgtcctgtcagctgtacccccgccccttatactgccctgtcagctgtacccccgccccttatagtgtcctgtcagctgtacccccgccccttatactgccctgtcagctgtacccccgccccttatagtgtcctgtcagctgtacccccgccccttatactgccctgtcagctgtacccccgccccttatactgccctgtcagctgtacccccgccccttatagtgtcctgtcagctgtacccccgccccttataGTGCCCTGTCACTCACCAGTGAGTCTCGCTCCTTGTTACCCAGCTGTCTCGCTGAGTGGCCCCCTGCTGGAGCTGACCCTAAAGCAGAGAGCGCAGCTGATATCGGAGCTGAGTGAGAAGCAGAAGGAGCTGCAGGAGTCGCTGAGACAGAAGCTGACGGAGCTGAGACGCCTGTGCCTGCAGGAAGCCGTGAGTAGCACCCCCATGTCACTGGCCTGGAACATGTATGTGCCACCACGTGATCCCCCACTAAACATGTGCTGCCCCCTGTACTTAGTCATGTGATACCAACAGCAGCAGTGGGGGCAGCTCATGGGGCGCCAAGCAGCAGGGGGGGCAGCTCATGGGGCGCCAAGCAGCAGGGGGGGCAGCTCATGGGGCGCCAAGCAGCAGGGGGGGCAGCTCATGGGGCGCCAAGCAGCAGGGGGGGCAGCTCATGGGGCGCCAAGCAGCAGGGGGGGCAGATATGATGCCTGGGCACATAGATGGGACGCTCTAATCTCATGGCATTTCCTTTGCCTCAGGAGCTTACGGGGCACGTCCCTGCTGATTTCCCCCTAGAGTATGGGGAGAGGCCCCCGGTTGTGTTGAGGAGACCAAAGACCGCCTTCAGGATGAGCGCAGCTGCAGTGACCAGGGCAGAGGTGAGTGCATACAGTGTGTGTGAGCCAGCGGTGCAGTTGCCCcaccccccagttacagcccctccctctCTCTGTGCATAAGGAGGTGCAGCTGGAGCGCTTGGAGCGGGACTTTGCCGTGCAGCTGCAGATGGCCGAAGCCGCCCGGAAGCTGAGCCTGGCAGCAGAACAGAGCGCCGAGATGAATAGTGAGCAGCGGCGCAAGAGGCGGCTGGTGTATCTGGATGCGCTACGGCGGCTGCAGGAGCTGGAGGAACAGACCAACAACCTGAGGCGGAAACTGGGGCTGAGGCCCACCCACAGGGACCCCAACAACCTCCTCGGTGAGTGTCAGCATTGTTCCATAGCAGTGTGTACCCCCCAGGTTTATGGAAGGGGAATAGTAATGTGGGGGGTCAGTATCCTCAAAAAATGGATCCAGTGAATGTATCCAGATAGCAGTGTGTACCCCCagagtaatgtgtgtgtgtgtgtggggggagggggggNNNNNNNNNNNNNNNNNNNNNNNNNNNNNNNNNNNNNNNNNNNNNNNNNNNNNNNNNNNNNNNNNNNNNNNNNNNNNNNNNNNNNNNNNNNNNNNNNNNNNNNNNNNNNNNNNNNNNNNNNNNNNNNNNNNNNNNNNNNNNNNNNNNNNNNNNNNNNNNNNNNNNNNNNNNNNNNNNNNNNNNNNNNNNNNNNNNNNNNNNNNNNNNNNNNNNNNNNNNNNNNNNNNNNNNNNNNNNNNNNNNNNNNNNNNNNNNNNNNNNNNNNNNNNNNNNNNNNNNNNNNNNNNNNNNNNNNNNNNNNNNNGGGGGGTCCTTCCCAGGGAATGATCCAGATAGCAGTGTGTACCCCCAGAGTAATGTGGGGGGGGGCCTTCCCAGGGAATCATCCCCAGTGTGTACCCCCAGAGTGGCAATGGCAGTATTGGGGATGGGAGGGAAAAGGGGTGCCATTGGATTTAACAGTATAAGCGAGAGTGATGTCTCTGTTTCAGATGAAGCCCACCCATCAGAGAACAGTTCCTTGTCAGAGAGCGGCAGCTATGGTGAGACCCTAGGCAATAGGTGCACCCTGACCCCCCCAAAGTCCTAACACTTAACTGACTCCCCTGTATCCCCACAGAGGATATTCTGGGCCAGGGGGCAAGGCCATCCCCTCCTCGTATCCCCGAACATTCCCGCATTGTGTCCAACAGTCCCGAGCGACGAGTGGGGTGGAAGGTCTCGCCCATGGAGCTCCATTGTGACGTCCACAACCGGCGCAACTCCATGGCTGGTGCAGCAAGGTACGGGGGGTTTCTGGGGTGAGTGNNNNNNNNNNNNNNNNNNNNNNNNNNNNNNNNNNNNNNNNNNNNNNNNNNNNNNNNNNNNNNNNNNNNNNNNNNNNNNNNNNNNNNNNNNNNNNNNNNNNNNNNNNNNNNNNNNNNNNNNNNNNNNNNNNNNNNNNNNNNNNNNNNNNNNNNNNNNNNNNNNNNNNNNNNNNNNNNNNNNNNNNNNNNNNNNNNNNNNNNNNNNNNNNNNNNNNNNNNNNNNNNNNNNNNNNNNNNNNNNNNNNNNNNNNNNNNNNNNNNNNNNNNNNNNNNNNNNNNNNNNNNNNNNNNNNNNNNNNNNNNNNNNNNNNNNNNNNNNNNNNNNNNNNNNNNNNNNNNNNNNNNNNNNNNNNNNNNNNNNNNNNggggttgctgggggggggggctgaataaaaTAATGGCATTACTGAATGGTGGAACATAAAGAGCCTCTGAGGGGGAGGAAGGAGACACAGGAGCAGTCTTCTCATTTTCTATAGTAACAGCCCCACACTGAGGGCATAAATGGTAATTGTACATTGCTCTGTGTGTGGGGGTGTCGCATTGGTCAATCTCTTCTTGCCCCACAGCCCCACTCGTTCCTTCCCTCGGAGTCTGTCCAGCCTGGAGGGCCGCAGTGTCCCAGCTACACCAGTCCTGAGTCGCAATGCCTGCAGCAGCTCCGCCCTCAGGTGGGTGTGGACATGGGTGGGACTGTGGGCGGGGCTGTAGGTGTGTGAATGGGTGGGGCTGTGGGTGTTCTACATACATATTCTGTTCCTAATTCCTTTCTGCCCAACAGGTCGGAGGGCCCCGGCCTGTGTCAGCGCCAGTGGTCCGGAAGCCAGGACTCCCAGGTGGGCTACCCTAGTGAGCGGCCCTCGGGCCACACTGCTCGGAGCCGGCGCAGTAACAGCTCTGAGGCTCTGATCGAGCGCCCCCCTCCTGAAGCGCCGGCCAAACCCTCGTACAAGAGCTCGGAAACCCTGAGCGAGCGCCCCCAGCCTGGGGCAGTTCCACCCCAACAGTGGGGGGCCCGTTCCCCAGATCCTCGAACCCCCAGCAGTAGCGGCAGCAGCGGCGGCAACTCCCGGCTCCCCTACGAGGAGATCCTGATGGATTATTACATGGAAAGGCAGCCGCGCGGCTGGACTGAGCCCGAGGGCCAGTGGTTTGTGGAGCCTGACGGCAGCGGCCATTACTCTCGGCGGGACGGCTACTACGATGGCTTCCCGGGTAGCCCGGCGCTGCGGAGCCGCGTGGAGATGCAGCAGCGCAGGAACGCTGCCCGTACCAAGTCCTGTGGCCCCCAGCTGGCAGATGTGGGCAGCTTTCAGCAGTCCTGGCACCAAAGGGCTGCCCCCCAGCCTTCCCATCCGGGACCCAGATCTCGCAGCCAGCCTCGTGCCCCCCCACCCGAGACCCTGGAAAGGAGTGTGCACAAAGCTCTGGCCCTCGAGGGGCTTAGGGACTGGTATCTACGCAACTCGGCAGCCACCGGTGGCCTCCACCGCTGCCCGGTCTCTTCCCAGATGCAATACCCGCGCTACTATCGTCCTACTTACCCCGACGGGCACTACCAGGCTggctcccccctgccccactccatCAGTTTCACTGGGGCCCCAATGCACGGCAGGTATGAGATACtctattaaccctttctctgctaGTCCATATTCATGTCTGTGCCTTCTTGCTTTActtagctgccccccccccactcattcTACCCTCCCTATAAGTGATCAGTGACCCACCTCTGCCCCCGTGTGTCTGCCCCCGTGTGTCTGCCCCCTGTAATGTGCTGGCGCATCATGTAAATCTCTAATGCTTCTCTTTGCTTTTCTCCCCCCCTCGCCCTCCTCTTTCCTCCCTGGCGCTTAATCTACCCCCCCACTTGCTGCTCTGCTTTcctttctaccccccccccaggcacttcTCAGAGTATCTTGGGCAGGAGTGGTGTAGCCAGGCCAGCATGCAAGGTGATGGACCATCAGATGGCACCCCGCCTGGCACTTTAGTCTGACACTGGACTAGAAGCCAATGCCCAGCAAGATGGCTCCTGCCTCCAGCAGCCAAGCAGCCGCGATGGCTCGTACTGCCCTAGTGGCCCGGATGTGGGGCCCTCCAGCAGCATTCTGGGAGACTGGCCCCATTATCAAGCAGGAAATTGAATAACAAAGCTCACCGGTGCCATTCTTTTGGCAAGCAGTAACTACGCTACAAAGTGCAGAATGAGGCAGAGAGTCTGCCCCTCCTGGCATCCAGTTGGCACAGGGCAGGGCACAGATTGCTGGCTGCACAGGTTACTGGGAGACTATCTCTGGCACAAGGAGGGTAGCAAAGGTACCAGACTGTGGGCGTTTGTGGAGACACTGTATATGTGCAATGGGTTGGCAGAGGGCACAGCCTGGGCATCTGTGGGACTGAGCTGGACTTGGTCTCGTGAAGATACCGACCTGCTGACTCCTGAATGTTCTTCTGTCACTTCTGATTGTTACTAACACTGATTCCTGACTGGAAACACTGTGCAATATGTACATGGGGCCCCCACCTTTTGTGTATGGGCTTGGGGTATGTACATGCGGGCCCCCGGGCTCCCACCTTTTGTGTATGGGCTTGGGGTATGTACATGCGGGCCCCCGGGCTCCCACCTTTTGTGTATGGGCTTGGGGCATGTACAAGAGGGCCCCTGGGCCCCCCGGGCTCCCACCTTTTGTGTATGGGCTTGGGgcattttacaaataaattgtGGGAAAG from Xenopus tropicalis strain Nigerian chromosome 8, UCB_Xtro_10.0, whole genome shotgun sequence encodes:
- the ccdc120 gene encoding coiled-coil domain-containing protein 120 isoform X1; this encodes MEGKGGISTAAVSLSGPLLELTLKQRAQLISELSEKQKELQESLRQKLTELRRLCLQEAELTGHVPADFPLEYGERPPVVLRRPKTAFRMSAAAVTRAEEVQLERLERDFAVQLQMAEAARKLSLAAEQSAEMNSEQRRKRRLVYLDALRRLQELEEQTNNLRRKLGLRPTHRDPNNLLDEAHPSENSSLSESGSYEDILGQGARPSPPRIPEHSRIVSNSPERRVGWKVSPMELHCDVHNRRNSMAGAASPTRSFPRSLSSLEGRSVPATPVLSRNACSSSALRSEGPGLCQRQWSGSQDSQVGYPSERPSGHTARSRRSNSSEALIERPPPEAPAKPSYKSSETLSERPQPGAVPPQQWGARSPDPRTPSSSGSSGGNSRLPYEEILMDYYMERQPRGWTEPEGQWFVEPDGSGHYSRRDGYYDGFPGSPALRSRVEMQQRRNAARTKSCGPQLADVGSFQQSWHQRAAPQPSHPGPRSRSQPRAPPPETLERSVHKALALEGLRDWYLRNSAATGGLHRCPVSSQMQYPRYYRPTYPDGHYQAGSPLPHSISFTGAPMHGRHFSEYLGQEWCSQASMQGDGPSDGTPPGTLV
- the ccdc120 gene encoding coiled-coil domain-containing protein 120 isoform X2; its protein translation is MEGKGGISTAAVSLSGPLLELTLKQRAQLISELSEKQKELQESLRQKLTELRRLCLQEAELTGHVPADFPLEYGERPPVVLRRPKTAFRMSAAAVTRAEEVQLERLERDFAVQLQMAEAARKLSLAAEQSAEMNSEQRRKRRLVYLDALRRLQELEEQTNNLRRKLGLRPTHRDPNNLLDEAHPSENSSLSESGSYEDILGQGARPSPPRIPEHSRIVSNSPERRVGWKVSPMELHCDVHNRRNSMAGAARSEGPGLCQRQWSGSQDSQVGYPSERPSGHTARSRRSNSSEALIERPPPEAPAKPSYKSSETLSERPQPGAVPPQQWGARSPDPRTPSSSGSSGGNSRLPYEEILMDYYMERQPRGWTEPEGQWFVEPDGSGHYSRRDGYYDGFPGSPALRSRVEMQQRRNAARTKSCGPQLADVGSFQQSWHQRAAPQPSHPGPRSRSQPRAPPPETLERSVHKALALEGLRDWYLRNSAATGGLHRCPVSSQMQYPRYYRPTYPDGHYQAGSPLPHSISFTGAPMHGRHFSEYLGQEWCSQASMQGDGPSDGTPPGTLV